In one Pseudomonas sp. Bout1 genomic region, the following are encoded:
- a CDS encoding VF530 family protein: MTATNKDPLHGVTLEQVLTALVAHYQWEGLAERINVRCFSSDPSIKSSLSFLRKTPWAREKVEGLYVKLMRTKRPVDN, translated from the coding sequence ATGACCGCGACAAACAAAGACCCACTGCACGGCGTCACCCTGGAACAGGTTCTCACCGCGCTGGTGGCGCATTACCAATGGGAAGGCCTGGCCGAGCGCATCAATGTGCGCTGTTTTTCCAGTGACCCGAGCATCAAGTCGAGCCTGTCGTTCCTGCGCAAGACGCCGTGGGCGCGGGAGAAGGTCGAGGGCTTGTACGTGAAGTTAATGCGCACCAAGCGGCCGGTCGATAACTGA
- a CDS encoding c-type cytochrome, giving the protein MIFPLSRLGLVGVMLCLSLPLHANEADPTLIEQGKYVAQLGDCIACHTARQGAPMAGGLELNTPMGTIYSSNITPDRDTGIGQYTFEQFDRVMREGVTPAGQNLYPAMPYPSYAKMSESDMRALFAYLMQGVEAVNKPNLEAEMGFPFNQRWGLALWNFAFLDKQPFAPDPDKDEVLNRGAYLVQGLGHCGSCHTPRGIAFQEKAMSDAGRSGQHYLAGETVEHWRALSLRNLWTVDDTVQLLKTGQNRFATVSGNMADVIHHSTQHFTEGDLTAIATYLKSLPPGKDDLPMPTVTHEPVAPPKDLFTSRGGLGYMQFCSDCHRSDGGGVKGLFPRLAGNPGVASNNPASLLHITLTGWETAETATHPRVYTMPGFARLADQEIAEILSFVRSSWGNEGTSITAAQVKKMRGQLNPVTTDSSAFETPRLAELLAAPNAEQVVRGMRLHLQTKELLPNNVGNSLNCTSCHLNAGTVAQGSPFVGVSAFFPSYAPRAGKVVSLEERINGCFRRSMNGKPLPPESADMQAMVAYFDWMKNNTQPEDKVAGRGVGKVDPAIKPDMENGKQVYAKQCAVCHGDNGQGLTRADGERVYPPLWGEQSFNIGAGMARLYTAAAFVKRNMPIGFHEKFPLGQGGLSDQEAVDVAAYFSQQPRPDFPDKVKDWPKGGKPVDARY; this is encoded by the coding sequence ATGATTTTTCCCCTGTCACGTCTGGGCCTTGTGGGGGTGATGCTGTGTCTGTCCCTTCCCCTGCACGCCAACGAAGCCGACCCCACGCTGATCGAACAGGGCAAATACGTTGCCCAACTGGGCGACTGCATCGCCTGCCACACGGCCAGGCAAGGCGCGCCAATGGCCGGCGGGCTGGAGCTGAACACGCCGATGGGCACGATTTATTCGAGCAATATCACCCCCGACCGCGACACGGGCATCGGCCAGTACACCTTCGAGCAGTTCGACCGGGTGATGCGTGAAGGCGTGACGCCAGCCGGGCAGAACCTGTACCCGGCGATGCCATATCCGTCGTACGCGAAGATGAGCGAAAGCGATATGCGTGCGCTATTCGCCTACTTGATGCAGGGCGTGGAGGCGGTGAACAAACCAAACCTGGAAGCCGAGATGGGCTTCCCGTTCAACCAGCGCTGGGGCCTGGCGCTGTGGAATTTCGCGTTCCTCGACAAGCAGCCGTTCGCGCCCGACCCAGACAAGGATGAAGTGCTCAACCGTGGCGCTTATCTGGTCCAGGGGCTTGGGCACTGCGGCTCATGCCACACCCCGCGGGGCATCGCGTTCCAGGAAAAAGCCATGAGCGATGCGGGCCGCAGCGGCCAGCATTACCTGGCCGGGGAGACTGTCGAACATTGGCGCGCCTTGAGCCTGCGCAACCTGTGGACGGTGGATGACACCGTGCAATTGCTCAAGACCGGGCAGAACCGCTTTGCCACGGTCTCGGGCAACATGGCCGATGTGATTCACCACAGCACCCAGCACTTCACTGAAGGTGACCTGACGGCCATCGCGACCTATTTGAAATCCCTGCCACCGGGCAAGGATGACCTGCCAATGCCCACCGTGACGCACGAACCCGTCGCACCGCCCAAGGACCTGTTCACCAGTCGTGGGGGCCTGGGCTACATGCAGTTTTGCAGTGACTGCCACCGCAGCGACGGAGGCGGGGTGAAAGGCTTGTTCCCACGGCTGGCGGGCAACCCGGGCGTTGCGTCAAACAACCCTGCCTCACTGCTGCACATCACCCTTACCGGCTGGGAAACCGCTGAGACGGCGACCCATCCACGGGTCTACACCATGCCCGGGTTTGCCCGGCTGGCGGATCAGGAAATCGCTGAAATCCTCAGCTTTGTGCGCAGCAGTTGGGGCAACGAAGGTACGTCCATCACAGCTGCCCAAGTGAAGAAAATGCGCGGCCAACTCAACCCGGTCACCACTGATTCTTCGGCGTTTGAAACCCCGCGCCTGGCGGAGTTGTTGGCCGCACCGAATGCCGAGCAGGTGGTACGCGGCATGCGCTTGCACCTGCAAACCAAGGAACTGCTGCCCAATAACGTTGGCAACTCGCTGAACTGCACCAGTTGCCATCTCAACGCAGGCACCGTGGCGCAGGGTTCGCCGTTTGTGGGCGTCTCGGCGTTTTTCCCCAGCTATGCGCCGCGTGCGGGCAAGGTGGTGAGCCTGGAAGAGCGGATCAACGGCTGCTTCCGGCGCTCGATGAACGGCAAGCCATTGCCACCGGAGTCGGCGGATATGCAGGCGATGGTGGCGTACTTCGACTGGATGAAAAACAACACCCAGCCTGAAGACAAAGTCGCCGGGCGCGGGGTGGGCAAGGTCGACCCGGCGATCAAACCGGATATGGAAAATGGCAAGCAGGTCTACGCCAAACAATGCGCGGTGTGCCATGGCGACAACGGCCAAGGCCTGACGCGTGCGGATGGCGAGCGGGTGTACCCGCCATTGTGGGGCGAGCAGTCGTTCAATATCGGGGCGGGGATGGCGCGGCTGTACACGGCGGCAGCGTTTGTTAAGCGCAATATGCCGATTGGCTTCCACGAGAAATTCCCGTTGGGGCAGGGCGGGTTGTCGGATCAGGAGGCGGTGGATGTGGCGGCGTACTTCTCCCAACAGCCAAGGCCGGATTTCCCGGACAAGGTGAAGGACTGGCCCAAGGGTGGCAAGCCGGTGGATGCACGTTACTAG
- a CDS encoding Pr6Pr family membrane protein — protein sequence MKRHLIGLAALGGWVGLALQQYIIFYFRWVDGASLLPGLVNFFSFFTVLTNTLVAVVLTHAWVQRPSAAGRFFLGPVVSSGIAVSIVVVSLAYSLLLRHMWAPAGVQFVADELLHDVMPLVFVAYWWWCVPKGRLRFTHIGLWVIYPLVYFAYALLRGYVWGLYQYPFIDVATLGYPQVFINAGGILAGFVLVALMVVGLDKICRSKLAREER from the coding sequence GTGAAACGTCACCTTATCGGCCTGGCAGCCCTTGGCGGTTGGGTTGGCCTGGCGCTGCAGCAGTACATCATCTTCTATTTTCGCTGGGTCGATGGCGCCAGCCTGTTGCCGGGCCTGGTGAATTTTTTCAGCTTCTTTACCGTGCTCACCAACACCCTGGTGGCGGTGGTGTTGACCCATGCGTGGGTGCAACGGCCATCTGCGGCGGGCCGGTTTTTCCTGGGGCCGGTGGTCAGCAGCGGGATCGCCGTGAGCATTGTCGTGGTCAGCCTCGCTTACAGCCTGTTGCTACGGCATATGTGGGCGCCTGCGGGCGTTCAGTTTGTGGCGGACGAGTTGCTGCACGATGTGATGCCGTTGGTGTTTGTCGCCTATTGGTGGTGGTGCGTGCCCAAGGGCCGCTTGCGCTTCACGCACATTGGGCTGTGGGTGATTTACCCGCTGGTGTACTTCGCGTATGCGTTGTTGCGCGGGTATGTGTGGGGGCTGTATCAATACCCGTTCATTGACGTTGCCACGTTGGGTTATCCACAGGTGTTTATCAATGCCGGGGGGATTCTGGCGGGGTTTGTGCTGGTTGCTTTGATGGTGGTGGGACTGGATAAAATCTGTAGGAGCAAGCTTGCTCGCGAAGAACGTTAA
- a CDS encoding fimbria/pilus periplasmic chaperone yields the protein MKLNKPLTCQAFTLLLLGLSQSANAAVGLDRTRVIFDGGKDATSVNITNNNPQLPYLAQGWIEDEQGKKVTTPLIVLPPVQRLEPGKQSQVKVQALPAAKLLPQDRETVYYFNLREIPPRSDKANTLQIALQTRIKLFYRPQAITPTQQDLSNPWQEKLTLTREGERYRVNNPTPYYVTLVDARSSRDGKTLAGFEPLMVPPKGTLALGPSAKELGATPYLSYVNDYGGRPVLAFTCNGQTCQVNAQASAPTQ from the coding sequence ATGAAGCTGAACAAACCCCTCACCTGTCAGGCCTTCACGCTGCTGCTACTGGGCTTGAGCCAGAGTGCCAATGCCGCGGTTGGCCTGGACCGTACCCGCGTGATTTTTGATGGCGGCAAAGACGCCACCAGCGTGAACATCACCAACAACAACCCCCAGCTACCGTATCTGGCCCAGGGCTGGATCGAGGATGAACAGGGCAAAAAAGTCACCACGCCGTTGATCGTGCTGCCGCCGGTTCAACGCCTGGAGCCTGGCAAGCAAAGCCAGGTGAAAGTTCAGGCACTGCCGGCGGCCAAGTTGCTGCCCCAAGACCGAGAGACGGTCTACTACTTCAACTTGCGGGAAATTCCGCCGCGCAGCGACAAGGCCAACACCCTGCAAATTGCGCTGCAAACCCGGATCAAATTGTTTTACCGCCCGCAAGCCATTACGCCCACCCAGCAAGACCTGTCCAACCCCTGGCAGGAAAAGCTGACCCTGACCCGCGAAGGCGAGCGTTACCGGGTGAATAACCCGACGCCTTACTACGTGACCCTGGTGGATGCGCGCAGCAGCAGGGACGGCAAGACCCTCGCGGGCTTCGAGCCGCTGATGGTCCCTCCCAAAGGCACGCTGGCCCTGGGCCCCAGTGCCAAAGAGCTTGGCGCCACCCCGTATTTGTCCTACGTGAATGACTACGGCGGACGCCCGGTGCTGGCCTTCACCTGCAATGGCCAGACGTGCCAAGTGAATGCGCAAGCATCAGCGCCCACTCAGTAA
- a CDS encoding fimbrial protein: MKSKVKTALLTVGLLAGVMSSVAQAADGTITFTGSVHSGACSIKPESVDQTVPLGAIAKHQLQSGGRSVARPVRIELEGCDLSGLTDNTVTTTFTGAPSTVVPGAIGTVGGAGGVGIMMTHGGRPVQLGVATNPQAIVAGNNTLEFGAYVQGQATGDIVPGGFSAITNFTLAYQ; this comes from the coding sequence ATGAAATCTAAAGTGAAAACTGCGCTGTTAACTGTCGGCCTGTTGGCGGGTGTGATGTCTTCTGTTGCCCAGGCGGCGGATGGGACGATTACGTTTACCGGTTCGGTGCACTCGGGGGCTTGCTCTATCAAACCTGAATCGGTAGATCAGACCGTTCCCCTTGGTGCTATCGCCAAGCATCAACTGCAATCGGGTGGCCGTTCTGTAGCCCGGCCCGTGCGAATCGAACTGGAAGGCTGCGACCTGTCCGGCCTCACCGATAACACGGTCACTACCACCTTCACCGGCGCACCTTCCACCGTCGTTCCTGGTGCGATCGGCACCGTGGGTGGCGCGGGCGGCGTGGGCATCATGATGACCCATGGCGGGCGCCCTGTTCAGTTGGGCGTGGCTACTAACCCGCAAGCCATTGTCGCCGGTAATAACACACTGGAGTTTGGCGCCTACGTACAGGGCCAGGCCACCGGCGACATCGTTCCCGGTGGGTTCAGCGCTATCACCAATTTCACCTTGGCTTATCAATAA
- a CDS encoding TonB-dependent receptor: protein MSLSSLWRLTPLAAALLITSQANALELQPQVITGNPLGSETLASPTTVLEGDDLTLQQKGSLGETLNKQPGVSSSYFGPGASRPIIRGQDGDRIRILRNGVGALDASSLSYDHAVPLDPVNVDRIEIVRGPAALLYGGSAIGGVVNTFDNRIPTEAIEGIHGAGELRYGGADTTRSSAGKLEAGNGTFALHLDASAREFNDLKIPGFARSRHAPESEDGEGKNRRLGNSNGRQDGGAVGGSYTWDDGYAGLSYSNYDSNYGSPAEQDVRIRMKQDHYAFASEIRNLQGPFTSVKFDAGYTDYQHMEIEGGETGTTFKNKGYEARVEARHLPIGPFNGVVGAQVSRNEFSALGEEAFVPQTDTNAGALFILEEMQATERLKLSLGGRLEHTSVDPDGKGNERFANANTSADFTAGSLSSGAVYTLTPIWSLAATLGYTERAPTFYELYANGAHVATGTYELGDANLSKEKAVSSDLALRFDNGTHKGSFGVFYSHFSNYIGLLGSGRTLNDEGEEDAGGIPEYKYSGVRARFAGFEAQDHIKLGEGAYGKFALELSGDYTRATNLDTGEALPRIAPLRLNSGLLWELDRWQARIDVEHATGQGRVPDNESGTDGYTTLGASAGYRFNVGGSQWLAFVNGENLTNQTVRYASSILRDIAPAPGRSVQVGLRTTF, encoded by the coding sequence ATGTCCCTCTCTTCTCTGTGGCGCCTCACCCCGCTTGCCGCCGCCCTGTTGATCACCTCCCAGGCCAACGCCCTGGAGCTGCAACCCCAAGTCATCACCGGCAACCCGCTGGGCAGCGAAACCCTCGCCTCACCCACCACCGTGCTCGAAGGCGATGACCTGACCCTGCAACAAAAAGGCAGCCTGGGTGAAACCCTGAACAAGCAGCCCGGCGTGTCGTCGTCGTACTTCGGCCCGGGGGCCAGCCGGCCGATCATCCGTGGCCAGGACGGCGACCGCATTCGCATCCTGCGCAACGGCGTGGGCGCGCTGGATGCCTCGTCGCTGTCCTATGACCACGCCGTGCCGCTGGACCCGGTAAACGTCGACCGCATCGAAATCGTGCGCGGGCCGGCTGCCCTGCTGTATGGCGGCAGCGCCATCGGTGGTGTGGTGAATACCTTCGACAACCGCATACCCACCGAAGCCATCGAAGGCATCCACGGTGCCGGTGAATTGCGCTACGGCGGCGCCGACACTACGCGCAGCAGCGCCGGCAAACTGGAAGCCGGCAACGGTACCTTCGCCTTGCACCTGGACGCCAGCGCTCGGGAATTCAACGACCTTAAAATCCCTGGGTTTGCCCGCAGCCGCCACGCGCCGGAAAGCGAAGACGGTGAAGGCAAGAACAGGCGCCTGGGCAACAGCAACGGGCGCCAGGACGGCGGTGCAGTCGGTGGCTCCTACACCTGGGACGACGGTTACGCGGGGCTGTCCTACAGCAACTACGACAGCAACTACGGCTCCCCGGCCGAGCAGGACGTACGCATCCGCATGAAGCAGGATCACTACGCCTTTGCGTCCGAGATCCGCAACCTGCAAGGCCCATTCACCTCGGTAAAATTCGACGCTGGGTATACCGATTACCAGCACATGGAAATCGAAGGCGGCGAGACCGGCACTACCTTCAAGAACAAGGGCTACGAAGCCCGGGTGGAAGCCCGGCACTTGCCGATCGGGCCCTTCAACGGCGTGGTGGGCGCGCAAGTCAGCCGCAATGAATTCTCGGCCCTGGGTGAAGAAGCCTTCGTCCCGCAGACCGACACCAATGCCGGCGCGCTGTTTATCCTCGAAGAAATGCAAGCCACCGAGCGCCTCAAGTTGAGCCTCGGCGGGCGCCTGGAACACACCAGCGTCGACCCGGACGGCAAGGGCAACGAGCGTTTTGCCAACGCCAACACGTCCGCCGATTTCACCGCCGGCAGCCTGTCGTCCGGCGCGGTGTATACCCTCACGCCGATCTGGTCGCTGGCCGCCACCCTTGGCTACACCGAGCGCGCCCCGACGTTCTACGAGCTGTATGCCAACGGCGCCCACGTCGCCACCGGCACCTATGAACTGGGCGATGCCAACCTGTCGAAGGAAAAGGCCGTGTCCAGCGACCTGGCGCTGCGCTTTGACAACGGCACCCACAAGGGCAGCTTCGGGGTGTTCTACAGCCACTTCTCCAACTACATCGGGCTGCTGGGCAGTGGTCGCACCTTGAATGACGAAGGTGAAGAAGACGCCGGCGGTATCCCTGAGTACAAATACTCCGGCGTACGGGCGCGATTCGCAGGCTTTGAAGCCCAGGATCACATCAAGCTGGGGGAAGGTGCCTACGGCAAGTTTGCGCTGGAGCTGTCGGGCGACTACACCCGCGCTACCAACCTGGACACGGGTGAGGCGCTGCCACGGATTGCGCCGCTGCGTTTGAACAGCGGTTTGTTGTGGGAACTGGACCGCTGGCAGGCGCGGATCGATGTCGAGCACGCAACGGGGCAAGGCCGGGTGCCGGATAACGAAAGCGGCACCGACGGCTACACCACCTTGGGCGCCAGCGCCGGCTACCGCTTCAATGTGGGCGGCAGCCAGTGGCTGGCATTTGTTAACGGTGAAAACCTGACGAACCAGACCGTGCGCTATGCGAGTTCGATCCTGCGGGACATCGCCCCGGCGCCGGGCCGGAGTGTGCAGGTCGGTCTGCGTACCACTTTTTAA
- a CDS encoding fimbrial protein — translation MKLHTVKVLGGLLLALMGQAHAADDEDVEGMVGMLNIRGSMHEMPCSLEMRSLHQTIDLGAVSASQLMRPGDEATSRPFQLNFKDCQRTAGGIRSERTGNLTWSAHQPVLSVMFIAPADADDPRLVKVQGITGMGLRLTDAQGRDARLGSRGEPVFLPLGASTQTWHVQPTRTSAPLTSGAFRAVVDFRLSYE, via the coding sequence ATGAAGTTGCACACAGTGAAGGTCTTGGGCGGTCTGTTACTGGCCTTGATGGGGCAGGCGCACGCCGCAGACGACGAGGATGTCGAGGGCATGGTGGGGATGCTGAATATTCGCGGGTCCATGCATGAAATGCCGTGCAGTCTGGAGATGAGATCCCTGCATCAAACCATTGACTTGGGCGCCGTATCGGCCAGCCAGTTGATGCGGCCTGGCGATGAGGCGACCTCGCGGCCATTTCAACTGAATTTCAAGGACTGCCAGCGTACCGCCGGCGGCATCAGGAGTGAGCGAACCGGGAACCTGACATGGAGCGCCCATCAGCCGGTGCTGTCGGTGATGTTTATCGCGCCCGCCGATGCCGACGACCCACGGTTGGTCAAAGTGCAAGGCATTACCGGGATGGGCCTGCGTTTGACCGATGCCCAGGGGCGCGACGCACGCCTGGGCTCAAGGGGCGAGCCGGTGTTTTTGCCCTTGGGCGCCAGCACTCAAACCTGGCATGTGCAGCCCACGCGCACCTCCGCGCCGTTGACCAGTGGGGCGTTTCGGGCCGTGGTGGATTTCAGGCTCAGTTATGAGTAA
- a CDS encoding outer membrane usher protein — protein MLNTSKVINTLRPSLFGGLILLAGPALGAGDIEFNTDVLDLVDRSNIDLSRFARSGFILPGNYSMVVQLNTQPVAEQSVGFYPPDNDPKGSAPCLSRELVEQLGLKASSADTLKWWKGGQCLNVDSLPGMEVSADLATASLDINLPQAYLEYSAINWDPPSRWDEGVPGLLVDYNMTAQSSYRRHDGTRNDLTGNGTVGANAGAWRLRADWQGRVEKDREAGANRQKLEWSRYYAYRALPALKARLAVGEDYLYSDLFDSFRFTGAALKSDESQLPPNLRGYAPEVVGVAKTNAKVIISQQGRVLYETLVAAGPFRIQDLNDAVSGRLDVRVEEQDGSVQKFQLDTAGVPYLTRPGHVRYKLSAGRPSSLQYHEDGAFFGAGEFSWGISNGWSLLGGAITDNNYRALSVGVGRDLLAFGAMSLDVTQSHAAIWGETLSGKSYRLQYSKNFEQYDSQVTFAGYRFSEKNYLSMSEYLDARHYGMNNELGGRGVYDQNGEFIEHWRPIGGNKALYTVTVNKQFRDVGATVYASYNKQTYWSRPDTQRWNLSASRYFNMGAVKNMSLSLNLYRTQEYQYKDNGMALTVSLPLGPSGTLSMDANRTSGSNGFTTRYNDRLNERNSYQLSGSDNSASGYLSHIGDQADIDLSATQQSNNRTLSASVRGGGTLTPYGAALHRTNSSGGTRLMVDTGGVADVPVRGYGTATRSNALGKAVIADINSYQRTAASVDLENLPNDVEATQSVTQLTLTEGAIGYRTLEVISGKKAMAVLRLPDGSAPPFGATVKNLKRQDTGVVNDGGDVYLSGIQAGEQMIVSWGESQRCILTLPVILPADGLVDALQLGCQRVANDQSSPEPASLTGKGNDKENTPS, from the coding sequence ATGTTGAATACCTCGAAAGTCATCAATACGCTGCGCCCCAGCCTTTTCGGCGGGTTGATATTACTGGCCGGCCCTGCATTGGGCGCCGGGGATATCGAGTTTAATACCGATGTGCTCGACCTGGTTGATCGCTCCAATATTGACTTGTCTCGGTTTGCGCGCAGTGGGTTTATTCTTCCTGGCAACTACTCGATGGTTGTCCAACTGAATACCCAGCCTGTTGCTGAACAGTCTGTGGGGTTCTATCCCCCCGATAATGATCCCAAGGGAAGTGCGCCCTGTTTATCGCGCGAACTGGTGGAGCAGTTGGGCCTCAAGGCGTCCAGCGCCGACACTCTCAAGTGGTGGAAGGGCGGGCAGTGCTTGAATGTGGACAGCTTGCCCGGCATGGAGGTCAGTGCCGACCTGGCCACCGCAAGCCTGGACATCAATCTGCCCCAGGCCTACCTGGAATACAGCGCCATCAATTGGGACCCGCCCTCGCGTTGGGACGAAGGGGTGCCGGGGCTGCTGGTTGACTACAACATGACGGCGCAGTCCAGTTACCGACGGCATGACGGTACCCGTAATGACCTCACCGGTAATGGAACCGTGGGGGCCAATGCCGGGGCGTGGCGGCTGAGGGCAGATTGGCAGGGGCGTGTCGAAAAAGACCGCGAAGCGGGCGCCAACCGGCAGAAACTGGAGTGGAGCCGTTACTACGCTTATCGCGCCCTTCCCGCGCTCAAGGCGCGTTTGGCGGTGGGTGAGGACTACCTGTATTCAGACCTGTTTGACAGCTTTCGCTTTACCGGTGCCGCCCTCAAGTCAGACGAAAGCCAGTTGCCACCTAATCTGCGGGGCTACGCGCCGGAGGTGGTCGGGGTGGCCAAGACCAATGCAAAAGTCATCATCAGCCAGCAGGGGCGTGTGCTGTATGAAACGCTGGTCGCGGCCGGGCCTTTTCGTATCCAGGACCTGAATGACGCGGTATCCGGCAGGCTGGATGTACGGGTTGAGGAGCAGGACGGTTCGGTGCAGAAATTCCAGCTCGATACCGCAGGTGTTCCCTACCTGACGCGGCCTGGGCATGTTCGTTACAAACTGTCCGCCGGGCGGCCGTCCAGCCTTCAGTACCACGAAGACGGTGCCTTTTTTGGTGCGGGCGAATTTTCCTGGGGGATCAGCAATGGCTGGTCGTTGTTGGGTGGCGCTATCACCGATAACAACTACCGTGCGCTGTCTGTCGGGGTGGGCCGAGATTTGCTGGCGTTTGGCGCCATGTCGCTGGACGTTACACAGTCGCACGCCGCTATATGGGGCGAGACGCTCTCGGGTAAGTCGTACCGTCTTCAATATTCGAAGAACTTTGAACAGTACGACAGCCAGGTAACGTTCGCCGGTTATCGGTTCTCCGAGAAGAATTACTTGAGCATGAGTGAGTACCTGGATGCTCGTCATTACGGGATGAATAACGAACTCGGCGGGCGTGGCGTCTACGACCAGAATGGCGAGTTTATTGAACATTGGCGGCCGATTGGCGGCAACAAGGCATTGTATACGGTCACCGTGAACAAGCAGTTCCGTGACGTGGGCGCCACCGTCTATGCCAGTTACAACAAACAAACTTATTGGAGCCGGCCCGACACTCAGCGTTGGAACCTGTCTGCGTCACGCTATTTTAATATGGGTGCCGTGAAGAACATGAGCCTGTCCCTTAACTTATACCGTACTCAGGAATACCAATATAAGGATAACGGCATGGCGTTGACGGTCAGTTTGCCGTTGGGGCCTAGCGGCACCCTTTCAATGGATGCCAACCGCACATCAGGCAGCAACGGTTTTACAACGCGCTACAACGATCGCCTCAATGAGCGAAACAGCTACCAACTCAGTGGCAGCGACAACTCGGCCAGCGGCTATCTGAGTCATATCGGTGACCAGGCCGACATCGACCTGAGCGCGACCCAGCAAAGTAACAACCGAACCCTCAGTGCATCTGTTCGCGGCGGCGGCACGCTCACGCCTTACGGTGCGGCACTGCATCGCACCAACAGTAGCGGTGGCACCCGCTTGATGGTCGATACCGGTGGTGTGGCTGATGTGCCTGTACGCGGTTACGGCACAGCAACGCGCAGTAACGCCCTCGGCAAGGCGGTGATCGCCGATATCAATAGCTATCAGCGTACGGCCGCCAGTGTCGATCTGGAGAACTTGCCCAATGATGTCGAAGCCACTCAATCAGTGACCCAACTGACCCTCACCGAAGGGGCTATCGGTTACCGGACGCTGGAAGTGATTTCCGGCAAGAAAGCCATGGCTGTCCTGCGCTTGCCGGATGGCAGTGCGCCGCCCTTCGGCGCAACGGTGAAGAACCTGAAACGGCAGGACACCGGGGTTGTGAACGATGGCGGGGACGTCTACCTCAGCGGCATTCAGGCCGGCGAACAGATGATCGTGAGCTGGGGCGAAAGCCAGCGTTGCATCCTCACGCTTCCTGTCATTTTGCCGGCAGATGGCCTGGTCGATGCTCTGCAACTGGGCTGCCAACGGGTAGCCAACGATCAATCTTCGCCCGAGCCGGCATCGCTGACCGGCAAGGGTAACGATAAGGAGAACACACCCTCATGA
- a CDS encoding siderophore-interacting protein — MNTQAIHRVTHEIKRRRLEVLRVVDITPRMRRITLGGPELAGFISLGSDDHIKLLFAQNAAEQAALDSPDFNLRGEGPQPAMRDYTPRRYDLDIGELDIDFVLHGDGPASTWAAQAKVGQHLHIGGPRGSMIVPDIFDSYLLIGDETAIPAIARRLDELPAGRKVLAVIEIENAAEQQPLHSAADVEVTWVVRGQDDLLETVQNLTLPGGSLYSFVATESKLSRQVRRVLLDTHKVDEAFLKAVGYWQQ; from the coding sequence ATGAATACCCAAGCCATTCACCGCGTGACCCACGAAATCAAACGCCGCCGCCTCGAAGTGCTGCGCGTGGTCGACATCACCCCGCGCATGCGCCGCATCACCCTGGGCGGGCCGGAGCTGGCGGGCTTTATCAGCCTGGGCAGTGACGATCACATCAAGCTGTTGTTCGCGCAGAACGCCGCCGAGCAAGCGGCGCTGGACAGCCCCGACTTCAACCTGCGCGGCGAAGGCCCGCAACCTGCGATGCGCGACTACACCCCGCGCCGGTACGACCTGGACATCGGCGAGTTGGACATCGACTTCGTGCTGCACGGCGATGGCCCTGCCTCCACCTGGGCCGCGCAAGCCAAGGTCGGCCAGCACCTGCACATCGGCGGGCCACGTGGCTCGATGATCGTGCCGGATATCTTCGACAGCTACCTGTTGATTGGTGACGAAACCGCGATTCCGGCCATCGCCCGGCGCCTGGACGAACTGCCGGCGGGGCGTAAGGTGTTGGCGGTGATCGAGATCGAAAATGCGGCAGAACAACAGCCACTGCACAGCGCTGCCGACGTTGAAGTGACGTGGGTGGTACGGGGCCAGGATGACCTGCTCGAGACGGTGCAGAACCTGACGCTGCCGGGCGGTTCGCTGTACAGCTTTGTCGCCACCGAGAGCAAACTGTCGCGCCAGGTGCGGCGGGTGTTGCTGGACACACACAAGGTCGATGAGGCATTCCTCAAGGCCGTGGGTTACTGGCAACAGTGA